One segment of Castanea sativa cultivar Marrone di Chiusa Pesio chromosome 3, ASM4071231v1 DNA contains the following:
- the LOC142630024 gene encoding beta-amyrin 28-monooxygenase-like, whose amino-acid sequence MDFFPNLLHLALLSISFSLIFLIYKQKSTRAKFPPGKKGWPIIGETLEFVMVGRKGTPEKFINDRMTKYSHDVFQTSLLGENLAVFCGASGNKFLFSKESKYVTSWWPRSMKKALLFPEALGNSSKEESTIMRSFLPEFLKPEALQHYIPIMDSMAKEHLELDWSPYNKVKVFPLSKKYTFALACRLFMSIKDPNHVTRFADPFALITAGLMSVPINFPGTAFNSAIKGGKVIRHELLSIIKQRKKELSENKGSSAAHDLLTRMLLASDVNGRVMNEKEIANKIIGLLIASHDTTSTAITFVVNYLAEFPQVYHDVLKEQMEIAKSKGPKDLLNWDDIQKMKYSWNVACEAMRLSPPAQGAFREAIVDFTYAGFKIPKGWKTYWTAHSTHKNPKYFPDSEKFDPSRFDGNGPTPYTFVPFGGGPRMCPGKEYARLEILVFMHNVVTKFKWEKANPNEKVTYNPSPIPVNGLLVNLEIRKF is encoded by the exons ATGGATTTCTTCCCAAACTTGCTTCACCTTGCACTTCTCTCGATTTCCTTTTCTCTCATCTTCCTTATTTACAAACAAAAGTCCACTCGTGCCAAGTTCCCACCTGGTAAAAAGGGATGGCCGATCATCGGGGAAACTTTGGAATTTGTAATGGTTGGAAGAAAGGGAACCCCGGAGAAATTCATCAATGATAGAATGACCAAATACTCACATGATGTCTTTCAAACTTCCTTACTTGGAGAGAACTTGGCTGTATTTTGTGGTGCTTCAGGGAACAAGTTTCTGTTCTCTAAAGAGAGCAAGTACGTCACTTCTTGGTGGCCACGTTCCATGAAAAAAGCTTTGCTTTTTCCTGAAGCTCTTGGAAACTCTTCCAAAGAAGAATCAACTATAATGAGGAGCTTCCTACCTGAATTTCTCAAGCCAGAAGCTCTTCAACATTACATACCTATCATGGACTCCATGGCAAAGGAACACTTGGAACTAGATTGGTCTCCTTACAATAAAGTCAAGGTTTTTCCACTCTCCAAGAAGTACACCTTTGCATTGGCTTGTAGGTTGTTCATGAGTATCAAAGATCCTAACCATGTGACAAGATTTGCTGATCCCTTTGCTCTCATCACAGCTGGTTTAATGTCTGTGCCTATAAATTTTCCAGGCACAGCCTTCAACAGTGCCATCAAAGGAGGAAAAGTTATTCGCCATGAGCTTTTATCAATCATCAAACAGAGGAAGAAGGAGCTATCCGAGAACAAAGGGTCGTCAGCTGCTCATGACTTGTTGACTCGTATGCTCCTTGCATCAGATGTAAATGGCAGAGTTATGAATGAGAAGGAGATTGCTAACAAGATTATAGGTTTACTTATTGCTAGCCATGATACTACTAGTACAGCTATCACTTTTGTAGTGAATTATCTGGCAGAGTTTCCTCAGGTTTACCATGATGTATTAAAAG AGCAAATGGAGATTGCAAAATCCAAAGGTCCCAAAGATTTGCTAAATTGGGATGACATTCAGAAGATGAAGTACTCTTGGAATGTGGCATGTGAGGCCATGAGGTTGTCACCACCTGCTCAAGGGGCATTTAGAGAGGCTATAGTTGACTTCACTTACGCAGGTTTTAAAATTCCCAAAGGATGGAAG actTATTGGACTGCACATTCCACACATAAAAATCCCAAATATTTCCCAGATTCTGAGAAATTTGATCCTTCAAGATTTGATGGGAATGGGCCAACACCTTACACTTTTGTACCATTTGGAGGTGGACCTCGAATGTGCCCTGGGAAGGAATATGCTCGATTAGAGATACTAGTGTTTATGCATAATGTGGTGACAAAATTTAAATGGGAGAAAGCAAATCCAAATGAAAAGGTTACGTACAATCCATCACCCATTCCTGTTAACGGTCTTCTTGTGAACCTTGAGATTCGTAAGTTCTAG
- the LOC142629254 gene encoding uncharacterized protein LOC142629254: MAVSNGGLVFINAIDGSGEFKDKHYIVGVLRDAIKEIGHDKVVQVITDNANVMKSVRALIEVADNRFASIVIMLKRLKLIKRCLQAMAISEQWASYRKDDVGKAHKVKEMILSDLWWDSVDYILEFTAPIYDMLRVADTCKPCLHLVYEMWDSMIEKVKEAIYRHEGLEDDEYSSFWSVVYDILINRWTKNCTPLHCLVHSLNPKYYSIEWLSENSKCIPSHRDHEISMERHKCLDRYFEDVNELNVVKSEFAAFSGGRFPSPIALTNRRNEEYINKETKMWDIAGDSWNESDIHGGAGILENAVLTLDEPELEAMVIGNVSTSVTTSESEVRKTFTD, from the exons atggctGTATCAAATGGAGGTCTAGTGTTTATAAATGCAATTGATGGGTCAGGTGAGTTCAAAGACAAACATTATATTGTTGGGGTGTTGAGGGATGCTATAAAAGAGATTGGACATGACAAAGTTGTCCAAGTCATCACTGATAATGCTAATGTGATGAAGTCTGTTAGAGCTCTTATTGAGG TTGCTGATAATAGATTTGCTTCAATTGTTATAATGCTAAAaaggttgaagttgataaaaagatgcCTTCAAGCCATGGCTATTAGTGAGCAATGGGCTTCTTATAGGAAGGATGATGTTGGAAAAGCTCACAAGGTGAAAGAGATGATTCTAAGTGATCTTTGGTGGGACAGTGTTGATTATATCCTTGAATTCACAGcacctatttatgatatgctACGAGTAGCTGACACTTGTAAGCCTTGTCTTCATCTTGTGTATGAGATGTGGGATTCAATGATAGAGAAGGTGAAGGAAGCAATATATCGGCACGAAGGCTTGGAAGATGATGAGTATAGCtcattttggagtgtggtgtatGATATACTCATTAATCGATGGACTAAAAATTGTACGCCACTACATTGCTTAGTtcattccttaaatcctaa GTATTACTCCATTGAATGGCTTTCGGAGAATTCAAAATGCATCCCTTCACATCGAGATCatgaaatttctatggaaaGGCACAAGTGTTTGGATCGATACTTTGAAGATGTGAATGAATTAAATGTGGTGAAGTCTGAGTTTGCTGCATTTTCAGGAGGGAGGTTTCCTTCACCAATTGCCTTGACAAATAG GCGCAATGAGGAGTacataaataaagaaacaaagatGTGGGATATTGCAGGAGACTCTTGGAATGAGAGCGACATACATGGAGGAGCTGGAATTCTTGAGAATGCAGTCCTCACACTTGATGAGCCAGAGTTGGAGGCCATGGTTATTGGGAATGTTAGCACTAGTGTTACCactagtgaaagtgaagttcgaa agACATTTACGGATTAA